ATTCCACCACTTGTAAACGCGTACATGAACCTGTCGCCATCGATGAAAACCTTTGGAACGATAAAAAACGAGGTTTTTGGCAATGTGCTTGAAACCGGCATTATTTTAACCATTGACGACATTTACGAAGTAAAGGTTGACCGCCACATTGAAACCTATATAAAAGGAAAAGAGGATGACGAGTGGCCCACGCCACGTTAGAAAAAATAGTAGCCCAACAAAAAAATGCCCCGGCTCCATATCAGGAACCGGGGCATTTTTATATGCTATCGTTTCGCCAGGCTAATACGCCCTTTCATCTTTTCCTTCAACAAAATTAATAAACGAACCGTTTACCACCCGGTTACCTCCAGGAGTAGGGTAATTTCCGGTAAAATACCAGTCGCCCAAATCGTTAGGACAGGCCTTGTGCAAATTTTCAATAGACTGATACACAATCTCAACCTCTGCATTACAATCTTCGGGTTTTAACAATTCTGCAATTTTATCCGATACCTGCTCAGCGGTAAAAGGCTTATAAATCTCGCGTACATAATTTACCATTTCCTCTTTAGGTAAATTCTCTTGCTCCTTACACTTTTTATATACCTGCTGAATAATCGACTCTTTACCGTGGTCTTTCAGCAGCTCGATTGCCGCATTAAAAGCAATAAATTTGTCGAGGCGCGCCATATCAATTCCATAACAATCGGGATAGCGGATTTGCGGCGCCGACGAAACTACAATAATCTTTTTCGGATTTAACCTGTCGAGTATTTTCAAAATACTTTTCTTTAGTGTTGTTCCCCGCACAATTGAGTCGTCGATAATCACCAGCGTATCTTTCTTTTTCTGAATAACGCCATAGGTAACATCGTAAACGTGTGCTACCAAATCGTCGCGACTTGCATCGTCGGCAATAAATGTCCGAAGCTTCACGTCTTTAATGGCAATTTTTTCAACCCGTGGCTCAAACGATAAAATCCGTTTGATATCTGCATCACTCAACGAACCGTTTTTTTGTTGAATTTGGTCGATTTTCCAATCTACCAGGTGGTGACGCACTCCATCAACCAAACCATAGAAAGCTGTTTCTGCGGTATTAGGAATATAAGAGAATACGGTATTTTCGTAATCGTAATCAACAGCTTTTAGCACAATTGGCGTAAGTAAACGTCCCAGTTGTTTACGTTCCTGATAAATGGACTTGTCGCTTCCCCGCGAGAAATAGATACGTTCGAAAGAACAGGATGTACGCTTGTGTGGCACCCTAATCATTTCTTTCGAAATTTTTCCATTCTTTTTAATTATTAATCCTTCGCCCGGACCAATTTCCTGCACATCGTCTTCCTGCAAATTCATTACCGTCTGAATAACAGGCCTTTCCGATGCCACCACAACAATTTCATCGTCGGCATAATAATGTGCTGGTCTTATTCCCCACGGATCCCGAACCACAAAAGCATCGCCATGCCCTATTAAACCGGCCATTGCATAACCTCCATCCCAGTCTTTCGATGCGCGCTCCAAAATATTCTGAATATCCAAATTCTGTTCAATCAGCGGAGAGATCATGTTATTATCGTAGCCCTCGTTTTTGTACCTTCTAAAAAGCAACTGGTTTTCTTCATCAAGAAAATGCCCAACTTTTTCCAACGCAGTTACGGTATCGGTGTATGCTTTAGGATGCTGCCCCAGTTTAAGTAGTACGTTAAACAGCTCATCGGTATTGGTGAGGTTAAAATTACCGGCAAGTACCAGGTTTCGCGATTTCCAGTTGTTTTGCCGCATTACCGGATGCGTAAAATCAATACTGTTTTTACCAAAGGTACCATATCGCAAATGGCCCAGGTAAAGTGTTCCGGCAAACGGAAAATGCTTTTCTGCCCATTCGGGGTCTTGTATGTCAATGTCGTGTCGCTTAGCCTTTTTCAACGGTTTATTTACCTTATCAAAAACATCTTTTATCGGGTTGGGCTCAACCGACCTAAACCGGCTGATGTACGGATTACCCGGCTCAAGCTCTGCTTTTACACAACAAATCCCGGCGCCGTCCTGTCCGCGGTTGTGTTGCTTTTCCATTAACAGGTAAAGCTTATTCAGGCCGTACTTCCAGGTACCATACTTTTTTTGATAATAAGATAGCGGTTTTAATAATCGTATTAATGCAATGCCACACTCGTGTTTAATCTGGTCACTCATACTGATTTGGTTTCAACAATGGAAATTCGATTACATCGGGAACAATAAAAGCAGAGGGATAATCTTTTTGAACCTGCTTATAAAGCTTTAGTGCTTCATTTTTAGTTCTGAAATCACCTACTCGAACGCGAAAATTCGGCGCAATAAATTTAATATGTACCGGAAAATCGGGATAGTTTGTTAGGAATTCGGTTTTGGTATCGAGGGCTTGCTTTTTTGCATCCAGTGCGGAACTAAAAAAGATTTCAACCCTGTAACCACTCATCCCCTCTCTTTTCTGGTTCTTTTCAATGTGCCATTTCAGCATTTTATCCAGCCGTGCATCTCTGTTCACATTCAAGCCTTCTAAAATTGCAATATCAGTTGAATCAACCGATACTTCTTCATTCAGATCGACCTGGGCGTACGAAAAAGTAATAGCCAGCATGCCTGCCAACAGCAGCAAAAAAGTCCTCATTATTCCTTTTTTATTGAGTGCGCAAATATAATTTAAAAACATCTAAAAGACGAACGGTTTTTATACACATATCATTGCCTTTAATCTTTAAGTAATATGCGGCGCGGAAAACAATACGCTTTGCTGTTGATATTTTTTAGGCTTTTACATTTTAAAAGTTAGAATAACTTTGCCAAAATAATTTTAAGTAAGGGAGAAATGGGAAATATTGTTGAAGAATTTGGGAGGTACCGCGCTAAAATGAATGAAAAAATTTTGGCTGCCGACAATAAGGTTTTAAAACGAATATACAGTTTAGACACCTTAACCTACCAGGATGGCGCCTTAGGTGCCAACGTTAAAGAAATGCTGGGCCTGGCCACATCGTTGGTTTTACGTTGCGACGATTGTGTAAAATACCACTTAGAAAAATGTCATGAACTAAAGGTAAGTACCGAAGAAATTTTTGAAGTATTTAGTGTTGCCAACGTGGTTGGAGGTACTATCTGCATTCCTCATACACGAAGAGCGGTTGAATACTGGGAAGAGCTAAACAATTAAAAAAAGATTAAACAATTTGAGATATAATTGTTATTATTAAAAGCAAAAATAAAATAATTATGAGTAAAATATTCGCGATAACATCCTCAGGCAAAACAGAAAGATCTTTTCTCGACCTTCGTTTTGGCAAATGTGAATACCTGGTACTTTTTGATGTTGCGAAAAACCAATATGCCATCGAAGAGAATCCGTTTATTTCGGAACCACACAGTGGAATAAAGCTTGTAAACTACCTAAAAGAGCACGGCGTTACAACCATTGTTACCGGCGAGGTTGGGCCAATGGTTAGCGAACAACTGGAAAAAGAAAAACTTCAGCTGGTACTTTTACACGAAGAACGCATAAGAGTTGACGAGATTATGGATCGAATTGGCAGTTAATACAATTTGTGATTCAGAAAAGGAATTAAAGCCAACTCAACGGCTTGTTTATAAAGGACTGTGCGGCTAACTTTACCATTGGTTAAAAGGCCTACAGCTCCTGACTTTTGTTTTGAATTCACCTGGTTAAAAACAATATCGTTAGCTTCCCCAAGCTCATAACCTTCTTTAATGTATTCGGCAACTTGTGGCGGCAACTGAAACGAAGTTGTTCGGGCCCGGCCATAATTTTCCGCGGCTTTGATAACAATCCAGGCAAAAGCCTCGATTCCCGAAACGCCATATTCAATCCCTCCCTCAATACCAATCCAAAACGCAGCATCAGCATAATTTTGTTTGGCAATGTTTACGCGGTTTTCCGCCCCGGCCAATGTTTCTGCATCGCTTTTCGGCTGATCTGAAACACCCGATTCAACTTCAATACCTTTAACTTCAACATTATCAAAATAGGTTTCAAAACCAAGCCTGGCAGCATTTAGCTTTACCGGATTTTTTGAGGCAACTACAATCTTCATTCTTTTTCAATTTTCAAACAGGTGAAACTTCATAAACCTGTCGGTTTTATTTCTTCACATCAAAAAAATTTACAACTGTGAAAAAATTACTTTTGCCGGAATTTAGCGATTTATTAGGAATTATTACTTTCGTTGGTCTCAAACGAATAACATGAAAGTACGAAAAGCAAAAGAGCAGGACCATAAAACGATTGTTGATTTTCAGTTGACAATGGCACGCGAAACAGAAGGCATTGAGTTGCACCAACCAACTG
Above is a genomic segment from uncultured Draconibacterium sp. containing:
- a CDS encoding SPOR domain-containing protein encodes the protein MRTFLLLLAGMLAITFSYAQVDLNEEVSVDSTDIAILEGLNVNRDARLDKMLKWHIEKNQKREGMSGYRVEIFFSSALDAKKQALDTKTEFLTNYPDFPVHIKFIAPNFRVRVGDFRTKNEALKLYKQVQKDYPSAFIVPDVIEFPLLKPNQYE
- a CDS encoding carboxymuconolactone decarboxylase family protein; the encoded protein is MGNIVEEFGRYRAKMNEKILAADNKVLKRIYSLDTLTYQDGALGANVKEMLGLATSLVLRCDDCVKYHLEKCHELKVSTEEIFEVFSVANVVGGTICIPHTRRAVEYWEELNN
- a CDS encoding NifB/NifX family molybdenum-iron cluster-binding protein; this encodes MSKIFAITSSGKTERSFLDLRFGKCEYLVLFDVAKNQYAIEENPFISEPHSGIKLVNYLKEHGVTTIVTGEVGPMVSEQLEKEKLQLVLLHEERIRVDEIMDRIGS
- the yjjX gene encoding inosine/xanthosine triphosphatase, whose protein sequence is MKIVVASKNPVKLNAARLGFETYFDNVEVKGIEVESGVSDQPKSDAETLAGAENRVNIAKQNYADAAFWIGIEGGIEYGVSGIEAFAWIVIKAAENYGRARTTSFQLPPQVAEYIKEGYELGEANDIVFNQVNSKQKSGAVGLLTNGKVSRTVLYKQAVELALIPFLNHKLY
- a CDS encoding amidophosphoribosyltransferase, translating into MSDQIKHECGIALIRLLKPLSYYQKKYGTWKYGLNKLYLLMEKQHNRGQDGAGICCVKAELEPGNPYISRFRSVEPNPIKDVFDKVNKPLKKAKRHDIDIQDPEWAEKHFPFAGTLYLGHLRYGTFGKNSIDFTHPVMRQNNWKSRNLVLAGNFNLTNTDELFNVLLKLGQHPKAYTDTVTALEKVGHFLDEENQLLFRRYKNEGYDNNMISPLIEQNLDIQNILERASKDWDGGYAMAGLIGHGDAFVVRDPWGIRPAHYYADDEIVVVASERPVIQTVMNLQEDDVQEIGPGEGLIIKKNGKISKEMIRVPHKRTSCSFERIYFSRGSDKSIYQERKQLGRLLTPIVLKAVDYDYENTVFSYIPNTAETAFYGLVDGVRHHLVDWKIDQIQQKNGSLSDADIKRILSFEPRVEKIAIKDVKLRTFIADDASRDDLVAHVYDVTYGVIQKKKDTLVIIDDSIVRGTTLKKSILKILDRLNPKKIIVVSSAPQIRYPDCYGIDMARLDKFIAFNAAIELLKDHGKESIIQQVYKKCKEQENLPKEEMVNYVREIYKPFTAEQVSDKIAELLKPEDCNAEVEIVYQSIENLHKACPNDLGDWYFTGNYPTPGGNRVVNGSFINFVEGKDERAY